Genomic DNA from Sardina pilchardus chromosome 4, fSarPil1.1, whole genome shotgun sequence:
gtgcatgtgtgtgaaagaggatcTTGATCATGGTGTAAACACGTCCTTCATTTTGACGGAAGCCCGCAGTGAGGACAGCTGCTTTCCATGTCACTGATCTTTGTGGAGagcgagaggcagagagagagagagagagagagagagagagaggtggtgcagAGAGATGTCTGTCTCTAAACAGTCCCTTCACCCACACCCTGCTCACCAAAAGAAAAGCCCTTTGGCTTTTGAGAgcattcaccccccccccctttctgagTGCAGCTTTTTCTGTCAGGTGCTTTAGAAAGGACTGCAATATTTGTGTGGCCATAAATAGCACAGCTGCACcctgttgtttgttttaatataatCGTTTAGCCCACGCTCGCTGTTGCAGGAGGCCAGCGGGGCTTTGTTTGTGATGTTGTTGGTGATATTGTTTCAGGCCCTGTCCCAAAACGCTGAGCTTCGGACCCGTCTGAACCGAATCCATTCCGAGTCGGTGCTCTCTGATCAAGTGGTCAGTGTCAACATCATCCCCAGCCCTGATGAGGTAGGATAGCCACTGTAATCACGGCAAGTCAGCTAATCTTTTTATCCACTCAGAGTGACCCCGGCGTAACCTGGCGACCTTTCCTGGCGTAACTTAATGCCGTTTTCTGGGAAGGCCGCGACTGCAGTCGGGATTTCTAGTTGGCATTAGGTGGATTTGTTTTTGTCGGTGGAGGCATCAGGGATATGTCTGTGATAAGAGAGAATATTCAGAAGCCCTGCCGCACAGGATTTGCCTGCATGATGATGGATTGTGAACGCGAGATGAGCTCTCCATTATGCATGAACTGCCTTCTAGCTTGGCACACACGCTGCAACCGTATCAGGCAACTCCATATTAAAAATGATGATGAAAGATGTTAGTTAGCATACACAGTACACTGGAggccaactgaaaaaaaaacaagacattaGCACAATGTGATCTGAATCATAGGATGTACTGTAAGTCTCAGAATAAAAATGGTGGCTGGTGAAGACTGCTTGTGCTCACCGCTCCAGTTCAGAGACTGTTGGAGAGTCTGGATGAAAGCAGTGGGCTAGCGGAGGCTCATCCGTGCAAGTGTAGAGCTCAGAGCACATGTGAATCCTGCACACAGTGTGCCGTTGGAATCCCCAACACTGCGTCCTCCAGTGCCTCCCCATACTGAACGCTGAACACTGAACCAGAATTGACTGGCATTCCCCACCTccaactcccccaccccccaacccccaccctatctcttcttccctctcactAACAGGCCGAGCAGATCGTCATGGGAATCCCGCTCACGTCTCAAGCCTCCAATGAGAGCCGGCTGTCCATGTCTGAGTCGGTGTCGGAGTTCTTCGACGCCCAGGAAGTGCTGCTGTCAGCGAGCTCTTCGGAAAATGAGGTAAGCacgggggagggaggaagaggagggtggaggaggaggaggaggaggaggaggagggttagGGGGCAGCAGGGGACGGCCCGGAGCAGATGGAGCCGGAGAGCCCTGCGGGGGTGGACAGGTGCAGCAGGCGCTCCAGGGCAGCGCGGACGGAGCTATTGAGTTAGCGGCGCTAACGAGCGCAGAGACGAGGACGCAACAGGCCTCAGAAGAGAGTCAGTCCACCGCTGCCGAGAGAGGAGCGCAGCGGAGACTACATCTGCATTTTCTCTCCTCCGTCATATCTCCCCAGTCGGCTGTTGGCGGAGCGTGGCGCTGTCACGGGGCGTTTGTTTCAAACTCACATGCCGAGTTGGCGCGGCGGCTGAGAGATTAGACTTGTAATTTGGCTGTCTTTCTGCGAGCGTTACAGCTTCGTTATTTTGTCTCCGCCGAGAACGGTTCGCTCGGCTTGTCGGAGGGGGGAAATGGATGGGCTCGTTCATTTGCAGTCAGACTTCCCTCGCTCGCGGCAGTCGGTTTCGCCGCTGCGATCGCGGCGGGGGTGAGTGTCAGAGCCCGCGCCGAAGCCGGCGCTCTGTGGCAGTGATGACCTAAAGGCCGACCGGCTCTCGTGGTCCAGCTGTGTCCATAATGTGCTGGACTGTCGCCGCCCACAGAGCAGACATAACATCCACTCCACCGCGTTAGCCACAGCTAGCCCTGCAGCGCGCATAGGGCATCTGGGCtccagacagatggacagtgtCCAGTAAGCGTCCATGTAATCGGTAATAGCCATAACAAAAGGAGACATGATGTGAGTAATGCACGTGTAGGTTCCACAGTGTTAAGGTACGAGCACTGAGCCCCATAAGCACTCTCTTGGCATTAATCAATGGCCACAGCGCCTGCATGagctctttccctttttttgttcTGAGGCACAGGAACATACACTGCAGCATTTCACGGTGTGGCAGCCGCAAGTCGTGACGCAGTCTTAACTGATTTCTCACCCCAGTGTTCTCCAGCAAGgactgcagagagaggagagagagttggtgtgtgtgtctgtgtgtgtgtgtgtgtgtgtgagagagagagagttggtgtgtgtgagagagagagagaaagagagagagagagagagagagagagagagggaggaagagagggggaagagatagTAGACAGCAGCAAGAAGAGAAAATTGACTTTGGCATCCTCATGCTTTCTCCATAGGCTGCTGCTGGGGCTAGTTGGTGGCGGTCCAAACTGACCCCCCCTCGCCCCTCCCCCTCGCCTCTCCCCGTCCCCAacagagaaaaaaggaagagcCGCCTCAATCTAACCCACTCTCCCCGCTTCTGTCTCCTGTCTTGCAGGCATCAGACGATGAGTCATACGTCAGCGATGTGAGCGATAACATTTCCGAGGACAACGCCAGCGTCAATGACAACGTCTCCCGACAAAGTAGGcggccctctctcttctcttctcttctcttcctggtgctccattagagagagaggctaatgtgatggagggatgaggaggaaaggaagagaggagggaaaggggaggagaggagcgggcaGGGAAGGTGGAGCTGTGGGCGGCCCTTTGTGTCACTGCTGTCCACTCCTGCCCACCCACTGTCCATCCAGCCCTTCCTCTCATAATTAGAGGTCACCTTGTGAAGACCCCTGCCTCCACAGTTAATACGTTTGCCCCCTGGAAGGCTTCAGTGTTCAGTGTTAACTTTCAGAACTTAATCACTCTGTACTCGACCACATATACAGATTCACTCAATTACCTGAGTTACATGATAAGCTCTGTCTTAGGAAAATACGTTCAGAAAGCTGTTCTGATTTGGAAATGATCCACGGGGTTGCAGCAGGGCCGTTGTCTTTGGAGCCCCAAAGCACCGCTGCTTGTTCCCACACCCTCCCACCTAATCCAATCTTGCTGCAGTGGCCTGAACCATCCATCACAAACATGACCAGTGCCTCACCTACACTTAATAGCTGGGCCAGCCACTGGCACATAATTGTAAGACACATGATTAGGATTTAAGACAGTCTAGACATAAGACCACTAGTTCACCTTGTTTTGTCCTTTGGAACATTCTTTTGCCTTTGCCTCACACCTTCCTCATACCTCATAGATTGACTTGGACAGATATTAACTTGCTCACTGCCCCATGCAATAGCCTGTCTGTGTTGATAAGGCACGGTCCGGAATGAGGAACAACACAGGATTTTCCCCACATTTTTTTACTAATAGTCTCACTATTGGATTCCCCTGTATGATCTAATAGCCAGATATCCCAGTAGTGGTAGTTTTATCAAATCGTTCAAGCTTAATCAGAATGCTGTGAGAGCAACTGCTTTGGAAGGCAAATGCTATCGAGTTCCTCTTAAGCTCCCTCCTGAGGTCCGACTGGCTCTGCGATGTTTGGTTTGCAGTTGCCAACGGCGACCTGGCCGGCGGTGCCTTCCGGAACGGACGCCGCTCGTGCCTGCCCGCGCCCTCCCCGGACACCAGCAACATCAACCTGTGGAACATCCTGCGCAACAACATCGGCAAAGACCTGTCCAAGGTGTCCATGCCCGTGGAGCTCAACGAGCCGCTCAACACGCTGCAGCACATGTGCGAGGAGCTGGAGTACACCGAGCTGCTGGACAAGGCCGCCGACACCGAGGACCCCTACGAGCGCATGGTACGGCCAgcgccgctcacacacacgcagacaggacacgcaggacacacacatgcagacaggacacgcaggacacacacgtagacaggacacgcaggacacacacgcagacaggacacgcaggacacacacacgcagacaggacacgcaggacacacacatggagacaggacacgcaggacacacacatgcagacaggacacacaggacacacacatgcagacaggacacacacatgcagacaggacACGCaggagacacacatgcagacaggacacacacatgcagacaggacacgcaggacacacacacacagacaggacacgcaggacacacacatgcagacaggacacgcaggacacacacatgcagacaggacacacaggacacacacacgcagacaggacacacacacgcagacaggacacgcaggacacacacatggagacaggacacgcaggacacacacatgcagacaggacacgcaggacacacagacgcagactgAGGTCCATTTGGACATGCCCATAGGTCAGGTCCACTCATAGTCCACTCCAGTCCAGAGTGAGACCATAAGGAATGCAGTGTCTGACCAGTGTAGTGCTGCTACAGGAGAGTCTGAttgatattttcttttcttataCAAACCTTTCAGTACATTTACATATTCTCTATTGATTAAATACAATTATCTTAATCCAGCTTTAGTTTATTAACACTACCTACAGTAGACAATCTCCTGAGTATTGGTCcagttattaatattattagcACTTTAGGCACTTTGTCTATTTAATTAGCCATGTGCTACAAATAGttttaagataagataagacattattggaacatactgtacatacatggaAATGTACTTGTCACAACAGCCCAATAGTGCAATAAATGAAAAGTAAaattgtatactgtatgcccaGCTGAAAGAACTGCTTTGCACAGCCACTGCCccatggagggggagagaggaattGGCCATGATACCAGttcctctcaccccctccacgGGACAGTGGCTGTGCAAAGCAGTTCTTCAGGATGCCAATTTGTCCaacatcctcctctccccaacCACCTCAACATGCTCTAGTTGGCAGCTCAGGACAGAGCCGGCCCCTCCCACCAGCTTATTTAGCCTCTTCCTGTCCCTCTCAGAGAACCCACAGCCCCAACAGACTACAGCATAACAAAGAGCTGATGCAACAACTGTGTCATGAAAGGTCCTTAATAATGACCTGCACAAGCCAGAacaccttctcttctctgtagGTGGAGACGACTTTGGCCCATCTTGTGCAGGGCATCTGTGTTGtatgaccagtccagtttattgtTAAGGTGAACACCCAGGTATATATAGACAGATAACACCTCAATGTCCACTCGCTGGATATTCACTGATGCAATTGGTGGTGCCTTTGGGCTCTAGCCTATCACCATCTCATTTGTCTTACTTGTGTTCACCTGAAGATGGTTCTTTCCACACCATTCAACAAAGCCCCTAATGACCCCCCTGTACTCCAGATCATCTCCCTGTTGAACACAGCCAACAATGAGAATCTCTGGAGATGACAGCTGTCTGTGTTGTATTGACAGTCTGAAGTGCACACgtgaagagaaagggggagagcaCTGGGCCTTGTGGGGCTCACGTGCTGCAGACCACCACATCCGACTCCCAGCCACGTAGCCTCACGTACTGTGGTCTGGTGGTGACCCAGCTTATGGTCCAGACAGCAAGATGACAGTTGACCCCCGCTCTTCCCAACTTCCCCTTCAATAGCGCCGACTGGATTGTATTGAACAGAAGTGAAAAAGTAAAAGAACGTGACTACCAGAGCCGGCAGTGTTCTCcaggtgagcgagagagagagagagagagagagagcatggtggAGGAGAAGGCCTGTGTAGCAGCACATGTGCatggggagaggaaagagagcgagacgTAGCGCCACACTGCTGCACTCTGTCACATGCTGTGGGGAGTGTTCCAGTGGAGCAATCATGGGGCCCCTGGGGCTCTGGCAcgccaccacagacacacacacacacacacacacacacactacactctacacacacacacacacacacacacacacacacacacacacactacacgcgcacacacacacacacacacacacacacacacacacactacgcacaaCTAGCAACAAGCAGACTAGGCATGATTCACCCCTACATTCGTTCCCTTTTTTGGCAGCCTAGTTCCAGTTCTTCGCCACGGCGTCTCAGAAACAGAATTAGAACTCCTCTGATCTGCTCGGCTCCACTGAGACCATCTCAGCTCTGGGGCTCATTTGCGCTGCGCTAGGTTCATTTGGCTGCTACTTCCTGGTTCTGTTTACCCAGCGCGGCTTGAGATGTCTCGCGCCGGTTCACTTCTTCGACAGCGCTAACGCTTTGCTGtgtcctccttttcttttctattctttttttgtgcAGGTCCTCGTAGCGGCGTTTGCAATCTCAGGATATTCGTCCACGTACTACAGAGCGGGAAGCAAGCCATTCAACCCTTTACTTGGAGAGACGTACGAATGTATCCGGGAGGACAAGGGCTTTTGCTTTTTCTCGGAGCAGGTGAGGCCCTTTGGCTCCTGGTGTCTGTCCCGCAGGTGGGGTGGCGCCTCCGCAGGAGTGACCTCTTGACCTGTGCCCAGGCAGCGCGGTCCTCCGTCAAAACacacctcctccttttcctccggTTTTCCGATGGAAAAAAGTGCCTTTGTCAGCGTTGtgctttttcccctctcccaaAGGCTATGGGAAACACGCATGCAAACCTTTaggcacacatacgcacacacatacacactatttcCTGTACAAACATACttgcatatatgcacacacacacacacacacacaccctatacaTACTATACATACTTTACTGTATATGCTCTTATATGCATGCATTCAGATACAGAGAAACttactctctcccccccctgtTCTAACATTCACACGTGCAtggcccacaaacacacacacacactggcacgcaTGCGTGCACACCCTCTGTGACATTGCCTTAAGCCAGCTTAGACCTCTTCCTCTCAGTGGGAGACAGTGACTCACTGCTGGCCTCATGTGACACACTTGAACATGCCTCCACTCTGGAAACACTCTAACCCTATCAGCCTATTACACACTGATCAAATGCATTCCCTCAATCCTTAccctatctatctgtgtgtgtgtgtgtgtgtgtgtgtctgtctgtctatctgtgtgtgtgtgtgtgtgtgtgtgtgtgtgtgtgtgtgtgtgtgtgtgtgtgtgtgtgtctatctatatatctttgtgtgtgtgtgtgtgtgtgtgtctatctgtctatctgtgtgtgtgtgtgtgtgtgtgtgtgtgtgtgtgtgtgtgtgtgtgtgtgtgtgcgtgtgcgtgtgcgtgtgcgtgtgcgtgtgcgtgtgcgtgtgcgtgtgcgtgtgcgtgtgcgtgtgtttgtgtgatgtgtttgctCATGCGTGCAGAAGTCCTGTGTTCTGTATCATTCCCTGCAGCGCTAGCTGAAGTGATCCACTCCCCGCTAGTCTGTGctgactcatcacacacacacacattatgtcatTCTGCTCAGGGCACCATAATTAACATGTAGAAAAGAAACTCTAACTAGCACTTGGACTTAAGGCTGCATACATACTTCTACATAGTTGATGAACCACAGCCTACTGATCtgtgctctctgtctttgtgaagGTGAGCCACCATCCTCCAGTCTCAGCTTGTCACTGTGAATCCAAAAAGTTCACCTTCTGGCAAGGTAAGTTTCTAGTGTTGCTTTTCCGGCTCAGAGTTGTAGGTTGTGTTTGATAAATGTGCTGTGCACGCAGAACTGTTATCTTTTTTATTTGACATTAATAGGCATGAGATTGTGACCAAATGCTGTAGTAAAACTGTGTTTTATTACCGTAGATGTCAGATGGAAAAATAAGTTTTGGGGGAAATCGATGGAGATCCTTCCCATTGGGACCGTTAACGTCATGCTTCCAAGGTAACCTGCAGACACTCAGCAAATCTACTTTGCtcccactttcccctctctcctgtagCTCAATCGGGCAGGTATGTTTTCATGTCAGGGAAGCATCCTCATTATTTCCTTGCCATCTCTGCCAGGCTAATAGAGATGCTTCTCACCTTTTTGAGAATATTAGGGGGTTTTGGATGGGGTGAGTTATTGCTGAAAGACGCTTTCTCACTATCAAAGGGAACGGTTTCCGCTTTGAGCGTTCACCTCACGGCTGAGAAATAAATCAGAGGAATGAAGTGCGAGTATCAGCGCTAGTCTCCTCCCTCCAGCTCCCAGATCATGAGGAGCAGTGCGATCACAAGGCAGCTCCGCGGCACCTTTGAAGAGTTGCACTGAGCCTACCAGGCAAAAGCTTAAAGCCCGGGACTTTATTTCCCCTGCGCCAGCCATGCGCAAGCCAATGTCTCACTCATTCGTTAAACGAGCCTTGATCTGAATTTAACGAGTGGCGTTCCCCCCTGTCTCTGCAGCTACGGAGACCACTACGAGTGGAACAAAGTCACCACCTGTGTGCACAACATCCTGAGCGGGAGGCGGTGGATCGAGCACTACGGCGAGATCACCATCCGCAACACCAAGAGCAGCGCCTGCATCTGCAAGCTCACTTTCGTCAAGGTGAGGCCTCCTTATCCCTGgactcacataaaaaaaaaaaagcagaaagcaGGCAGTGCAGCTCCGAACACTTGGAACGGGAGTCATGCAGCATCGCCTAAAAATAGCCGGGTCCGTGTAATGCAGCTTATGCCCCCACCGTCGTGGTACAGCAGCTCGGCTGCTCCGGAGTGGGGGGGGgctgagccgtgtgtgtgtgtgtgtggtgggggggcgtGTTGTCCCAGCCGACAGGCTCTTTCATGGGCTTGTGCTTCTGCAGGGGAACTACTGGAGCTCCAACGTGAACGAGGTGCAGGGCTTCGTGATGGACCAGGAGGGGAAGGTGGTGCACCGGCTGTTTGGGAAGTGGCACGAGGGGCTCTACTGCGGCGTGCCACCCTCTGCCAAGTGCATCTGGAGGCCAGGTACTTCAAAGGCACTTGTGGGTTGTTAGGCAGCGCAGGAATGCAAGAAGCGGCCACAGTGGGTTTTGAATGTGGGGCCTGTGGCAAACAGTGCTGTCTGCTTACTTTCACGCTGTAATTAATGGATACCATATGAATGGCACTCTTACTCGTAATGAGTCCTTGTTGTGTTTACTCTGGGAGATAAACTGTTATGGCAGCCACATGAGACGTGGTGGTTGTGCTGTCACTCTCCTTAAGATTGGGCTGTAATTTTCCAATTAGTACCAACCAGCAGTGTGTTCAGTCTCCTGTGTTGTTTTCGTTCCTGACACAGCTGTTGGCTGAACAGTTAAGTGTAAGTTCTCATTGAGACAGAAATCACAAGCACACAGCATAGCCCTCGCTAGTGGCTTCTAGTCTGTGTTTCACATCAAGGGATTATATGTTGTGATGGCTGCTGTTTCACTCATGGCAGGCTCCATGCCCATGGACTACGAGCTGTATTACGGCTTCACCCGCTTTGCCATCGAGCTGAACGAGCTGTGCCCCGTGATGAAGGACATGCTGCCGCCCACCGACGCCCGCTTCAGGCCCGATCAGAGGTACGcgtgccatacacacacacaccgcacctcaTCATGCCCCGTGGGTCGCAGACAGTGCATCAAAAGCGTGCGGGCGAAAGTGCCGCCGCCTGCTACTGCCACTGctcccgcactcctcacctCACTATCTAATCTCAGAGCAGCCACCAGCAATCAGCGGTGGTGCAGAGACGAGGGTGGAGTGCCTTTGAGGGCAGCGTGTGATTTGTGTGGGAAGGGCGATCCTGACGAGCAGCGCTGCCCCCGCAGGTTCCTGGAGGAGGGCAACGTGGAGATGGCGGCCGCCGAGAAGCAGCGCATCGAGGACCTCCAGAGGACCCGCAGGAAGTGGAACGACGAGAACAACGCCAAGTACCAGCCGCGCTTCTTCAAGTGAGTGCGCCACTGCGTCACCAGCACTTAGCACATCGCCGAGATAAGATCAGGGTGCTGTGTCCGTCTCAGGAAATACTTCAGCCTCAACCCTCTCTTGTGAAACAGTAGAGACACTGACACGTATTTCACTCATTATCAAAGACAAATGATTAATTGCAGTTCACACTAGAGAAATGTGTTTACTGCTTACATTTGAAATAGGTTTAGGCTTAAAAAAATACAAGTAGGGGGTTGTGTAGAATATTTAGAAAGATAACTTGTTATTGTTTTCAAAAGTATGTCAGAGGTTATATAGTGCCCCTGGCTAAGTGCCTAAATGCTATGGAAGTAGTGATAATCAACCACAGCAAGCAAGTTGTGGCAAGCACTCAAATGTCCTGGGAAACAAAAAACAAGACGTGATGTTTGTGAAATCTTCTAGCTAGCAACGTCAGCCACAATCTCAAACATTGCCTTATAAGAACATTTCAGAGGTGCACCAGATAAAAAATCCACTGTTTGGTAATCATTAACATCAGCTGGGCTCGTGTGACATCCTCTCTTGCAAGCATGCGAAGGTACAGACTTCAGTTTCAGTTACATTGAGTCTAagcttttcctgtgtgtgtgtgtgtgtgtgtggggggggcattcATGTGCAACAGGTCAGTGTGGTAAATGTGTTGTTACCAGCTCATGGTCAAACGATAGAAATAGATAAAGGGTCAGATTCCTGTGAGGTAAGTACAAGGGTGAAAGCTTTTATATACATCAGTCACTAGATGATAGTGCATATATGGTAAGTGCATGCATCCCAGCATTACTGAACGCAGCCACTTACAGTACGTCATTCACCCAGCGGAGAAGTGTCAAAAGTCCGACGCACTTCCTGTGCCCCTGCTGAGGGAGGGGGATATCAGGGGATGCAGGCGAGACAGAGCCCCATATTCACCAGCACTGTTTCCTGTGGCAGCATTGCACACGTCCAGCAGTATCGAGCAGCAGTGGACTTCATAAAAGCGTTTCCCTTTCCTTTTGCCATTTCAGAAAAGTTGTGGATcccaaccagagagagagatgggtgtccAACAACACCTATTGGGAGCTGCGCAAAGACCCCGGCTTCGGCAAGATGGAGAACCCTCCACTGTGGTAGCACTTGGATGGACGCCGTCCTGCGCTCAACATATCATCATCGCCGACAAAAAGAAGCTTTACCTATGCACAATGATGTTGAGAGCTACGATCGCTATGTCAAGGCTACATGCATAAAAACGTTGTGTCGGACTGCGGAACTGAGCGATAACTAACCACCGCCACCAGCCGAAGGCCTGCAGCATCCAGTCCCGTTCGATGCAGTCTCAGACTGTGCCCTCCCCACTAACTCGCAGAAAACAGGTTGGTCAGGGCAGTCCGTCTAAAGCCACCGTGTAGACCCCCCCCCTTGAGACCATGTCAGGCTTTTGAGTATTTCCTTGCcttaaaagaaaaacacacaaaaacatgactAAAACAAAGTTGGCTTACCGCCACTACTGTCACACACTTTAAGCTTTTTGTGACTGCTCGGTTGATTTGTTACAGCGCTATATGGGTTAGGCCAGTGTTTGAGCTTAGGTCTCAGTGAACTATACCTACAATATATCATGCATGTTTAGAAGGCAGCTTTTTCATTGGCATATGCTGAAATGACTTGTCACCTCATTTGTAGATTTAAAAAGTAGTGGTATTTTTgtaaaaaacaagaaaaaaaagatgaagaaaAGTGAACACATTAAAATGATGAATAGGCATAGATGTGTGAGCCTCACCCACAGGCCACAGAGCCTTGTCCATGAACCTCTTGTCCATGACCCTCTATCATAGCTGTACTCTCTCTTGGAGCAAACGCGGTTCTGGTTTGATTGTTGAGAATGTTCTGTGGAGTAGACAAGTGGACACTAgtcatgtgtgcacatgcaccCAACTTTTTGTTTGTCCCAGAGACGCACCCAAAGAGTCAGAATACGATTTTATTGTAAATTATATCGAGAGCTGATCTCAACGACCATGCGCAGCTCTGTAGTAGGTATGTAGCTCTGCCAGCAGACTTCAGATCTCGAAGTCCCCATCTTGCCTCTGTAAACTCAGAGCATTTGGACCTCCACACAAGATCCTCAGAGTTTACACTTCTTATTTCTGTTTTTACACTATACAATTTGACATATGGTATATCCACCAAGAAATTCATACCACTGCCCCCCCTGCTGGCTGTCAGTAGGTACTACATAAAGATACAGAAGGCAGTCAGAGATGAGGGATTTTCACCACATTCTGTTCTCCAGGCACACAGAGGTCAGAGGGTCGGCAGATAACTGTGTTGTGAGGGAATCATGCAGATAAATAGAATTTATGATTTTCCTAAGCCAAAGAAGAAAGAATGCTCAAACAGAGATGTGAATGTTAAATGAAGAAGTGATATATACCAGGAGAGTTTATGGCCATGATACAAGGCTTTACCAAAACTACCAGTGTACAGGACATTTGATTTAAAGACCTTTCCATCACCACTGCCTTGTGTTTTTTAGATACACATTCCATGCTTTATTTCTGCCTCCTGTTCTGAGTTACTGATCACGCACAACAGCTTTGGAAACTATTATTGTTTTTAACATGCTTTAGTTTACTACGGAATCATTATTTTCTGATTCTTAAATACATGAACAAATGCTCAAATTGATCATTTAACAAAGGCAAGACATCAACCATACATCTAAGCAAGtgatgtagttttttttttaattgttataGACTTGTGTAAATTATATTAAGGACCATAATCTTCTTGTGTTCTGTAGAACGTTTTGTCCTTAGGTTACAGGAAAATACATCATGGATATTAGACAACAAGTAGCCTGATGTGTTAAGTACTCTATTTCGTACAATATCTTCACTCAACGCAGTGTGTCGTTCACTGTGTTAAGACATGTTTCACTGCGTCAGCTCCACTTGCTGTGCCTTAACACATTTTCTGAACACAGTTTGACCACAGAATCTTATGATCTAATAACAAGGACAGTGTTTCCTCAGCTAACACTACCGCTTCTACATAGCTTACCTGCTCTCTCCTAAAGCAGTGTCTGTAATAATGGGATGAACAAAGCTGGACTTGTGCTCTCAACACCCCAAACGGCTGATTCTACTAAGTCACGTAAATCTTCCCTGCGGTGCAACCACTCATTGGCTTAGAGTCATTTTTTGTGAAAATTGAAAAGGGAATTCCAGTCATCCTGTCcagtgtgcttatgtgtgtgtgccacacgtGTGCTTGATCAAGGTGAAGTACAGAGAAACTTGTTACTGTGTGTAATAGCTGACAGACAATGCAGTGTACATCAGCTGCTGATTCCAGTTCTTGATGAGGTCATTCATTGTAGAGATGCGTAGTGAACAGCAGTTCTCAGTGCTGTGCTCACTGTGTAGAAGCATCAGGGTGTATTGCCATATTGTGGCAATGGTTGTGACCAAGGATGGTAATGACGTGGTAATATGCATATTTATTGGGAGTTGATTGTTGCTTGAACTGCTGTAGACTTCATATGATGATCAAATG
This window encodes:
- the osbpl6 gene encoding oxysterol-binding protein-related protein 6 isoform X1, which produces MSHHHHHHHPRGQQSRAMSAEERCATPVHKTSTPTHKSASSSSSSQRDSRQEADSWEIIEGLKIGQTSVQRPDKHEGFMLKKRKWPLKGWHKRFFVLDNGMLKYSKSPIDIQKGKLHGSIDVGLSVMSIKKRARRIDLDTEEHIYHLKVKSQDVFDAWVCKLRHHRLYRQNEIVRSPRDASIRTFPPPAATLESPQAAPAPVHEVKQPKPSTLPWQPSVTSTSLPVSYSNGQSKVAAWLQESEEMDKCAEELARCQSSLIELSRLLQSLEILQRTQSAPNFTDMQTNCVDLSKKDKRVSRRWRTKSVSKDAKMQLQVHSLSQSRRAKVPISASMSPVRLHSSNPNLCAELGDFQNPAARLTESMEGAGDYIKLQEDFCLIAQKVHSLLKSAFNTVAIEKEKIKQALSEQEQVGPSTQIVTLRHSLSQALSQNAELRTRLNRIHSESVLSDQVVSVNIIPSPDEAEQIVMGIPLTSQASNESRLSMSESVSEFFDAQEVLLSASSSENEASDDESYVSDVSDNISEDNASVNDNVSRQIANGDLAGGAFRNGRRSCLPAPSPDTSNINLWNILRNNIGKDLSKVSMPVELNEPLNTLQHMCEELEYTELLDKAADTEDPYERMVLVAAFAISGYSSTYYRAGSKPFNPLLGETYECIREDKGFCFFSEQVSHHPPVSACHCESKKFTFWQDVRWKNKFWGKSMEILPIGTVNVMLPSYGDHYEWNKVTTCVHNILSGRRWIEHYGEITIRNTKSSACICKLTFVKGNYWSSNVNEVQGFVMDQEGKVVHRLFGKWHEGLYCGVPPSAKCIWRPGSMPMDYELYYGFTRFAIELNELCPVMKDMLPPTDARFRPDQRFLEEGNVEMAAAEKQRIEDLQRTRRKWNDENNAKYQPRFFKKVVDPNQRERWVSNNTYWELRKDPGFGKMENPPLW
- the osbpl6 gene encoding oxysterol-binding protein-related protein 6 isoform X3; the protein is MSHHHHHHHPRGQQSRAMSAEERCATPVHKTSTPTHKSASSSSSSQRDSRQEADSWEIIEGLKIGQTSVQRPDKHEGFMLKKRKWPLKGWHKRFFVLDNGMLKYSKSPIDIQKGKLHGSIDVGLSVMSIKKRARRIDLDTEEHIYHLKVKSQDVFDAWVCKLRHHRLYRQNEIVRSPRDASIRTFPPPAATLESPQAAPAPVHEVKQPKPSTLPWQPSVTSTSLPVSYSNGQSKVAAWLQESEEMDKCAEELARCQSSLIELSRLLQSLEILQRTQSAPNFTDMQTNCVDLSKKDKRVSRRWRTKSVSKDAKMQLQVPISASMSPVRLHSSNPNLCAELGDFQNPAARLTESMEGAGDYIKLQEDFCLIAQKVHSLLKSAFNTVAIEKEKIKQALSEQEQVGPSTQIVTLRHSLSQALSQNAELRTRLNRIHSESVLSDQVVSVNIIPSPDEAEQIVMGIPLTSQASNESRLSMSESVSEFFDAQEVLLSASSSENEASDDESYVSDVSDNISEDNASVNDNVSRQIANGDLAGGAFRNGRRSCLPAPSPDTSNINLWNILRNNIGKDLSKVSMPVELNEPLNTLQHMCEELEYTELLDKAADTEDPYERMVLVAAFAISGYSSTYYRAGSKPFNPLLGETYECIREDKGFCFFSEQVSHHPPVSACHCESKKFTFWQDVRWKNKFWGKSMEILPIGTVNVMLPSYGDHYEWNKVTTCVHNILSGRRWIEHYGEITIRNTKSSACICKLTFVKGNYWSSNVNEVQGFVMDQEGKVVHRLFGKWHEGLYCGVPPSAKCIWRPGSMPMDYELYYGFTRFAIELNELCPVMKDMLPPTDARFRPDQRFLEEGNVEMAAAEKQRIEDLQRTRRKWNDENNAKYQPRFFKKVVDPNQRERWVSNNTYWELRKDPGFGKMENPPLW